A part of Liolophura sinensis isolate JHLJ2023 chromosome 1, CUHK_Ljap_v2, whole genome shotgun sequence genomic DNA contains:
- the LOC135461540 gene encoding uncharacterized protein LOC135461540 has translation MADQFVYRSITPEDADQVRQLYYDFWRSEPLAVSLKIQVPRECEAYVNYALAEAVHNKVSVAVEEKATGKIVGINMCVIATPENPQIWTFPDSDPNCQKLRKDDEILHHLAITKDYFKHYGVDKILESRGMTVNKNYGRRGIGIKMFEKTLEIARHLGVQLAVIDCTSAHSRRIFDKLGFEKVNEIDLRDYRELGPLEIADDSPHWQGTLHVLRLV, from the coding sequence ATGGCGGATCAGTTTGTATATCGCTCCATTACTCCTGAAGACGCCGACCAAGTTCGACAACTCTATTACGACTTCTGGAGGTCCGAACCTTTGGCGGTTTCCCTAAAAATACAAGTTCCACGAGAATGCGAAGCGTACGTGAATTACGCTCTCGCTGAGGCTGTCCATAACAAAGTATCGGTCGCCGTAGAAGAGAAAGCAACGGGTAAAATTGTTGGGATAAACATGTGTGTGATTGCAACCCCGGAAAACCCTCAAATATGGACATTCCCTGATAGTGATCCAAACTGCCAGAAACTGAGAAAAGACGACGAGATATTGCATCACTTAGCCATAACTAAGGACTATTTTAAGCATTACGGAGTGGATAAAATATTGGAATCCCGAGGCATGACGGTTAACAAAAATTATGGGCGCAGAGGCATTggaataaaaatgtttgaaaaaacatTGGAGATAGCGCGTCACCTTGGCGTACAGCTTGCCGTAATAGATTGCACCAGCGCGCACTCGAGACGAATATTCGACAAACTAGGGTTTGAAAAGGTTAATGAGATTGATCTGAGAGATTATCGTGAGTTAGGTCCCCTGGAAATAGCTGATGATAGTCCTCACTGGCAGGGAACTCTTCATGTGCTGAGACTGGTTTAA
- the LOC135461549 gene encoding arylalkylamine N-acetyltransferase-like 2: protein MAQFRYRSMTPEDVIQVRELYIEFWKRETIAKALKMEVPRECEKFVEYALEDAPFNQLSVVAEDTLTGKLVGMNAVVLATPGDRKSWIFPQEDPNCRTMKRSYSILDQLYAMPDYFSHFGVKNCLLSRGIVVLEEYDRRGIGTKLMQKTLGIARDLGVQLVLMDCTSPFSRRICEKLSFEQVSLIDLADKGVENLSDDNRFRIATLHALN from the coding sequence ATGGCACAGTTCAGGTATCGTTCAATGACCCCAGAGGATGTCATTCAAGTTAGAGAACTTTACATTGAGTTCTGGAAGAGGGAAACAATTGCCAAAGCCTTGAAAATGGAGGTGCCGAGAGAATGTGAGAAATTTGTAGAATACGCTCTAGAGGATGCACCCTTCAACCAACTGTCTGTTGTTGCCGAAGATACGTTGACGGGAAAATTAGTTGGAATGAACGCAGTAGTTTTGGCAACACCGGGAGACCGGAAGAGCTGGATTTTCCCACAGGAAGACCCAAACTGCCGAACGATGAAAAGGAGTTACTCAATACTAGATCAGCTGTACGCAATGCCCGATTATTTTTCTCATTTCGGCGTGAAGAATTGTCTTCTGTCTCGTGGAATTGTTGTTCTCGAAGAATACGACCGTCGAGGAATTGGCACCAAATTGATGCAAAAAACACTGGGGATAGCACGTGACCTTGGCGTACAGCTTGTGCTCATGGACTGCACAAGTCCATTTTCCCGAAGAATTTGTGAAAAACTTAGCTTTGAACAGGTAAGCCTGATTGATCTCGCCGACAAAGGTGTGGAGAATCTATCAGACGACAACCGTTTCCGGATAGCCACGCTTCATGCTTTAAACTAA
- the LOC135461555 gene encoding protein O-mannosyl-transferase TMTC1-like, which yields MEPNNNVRTEKKQLKTVDYFKRDGYAAYVLTVTVSVLCFLNSLCGDFVHDDIFAIRKNGDVSQRTSLLSVFSHDFWGTPMSYPTSHKSYRPLTILSFRLNHYLSEFNPVSYHIVNVLLHAAVTGLFTHICLSVICLSVQGAIIAGLLFAVHPIHTEAVSGLVGRADVLSGMFFLLSFLTYAWSANTRLLPGNTLRFSVSRPGLFVGSLLFAVLSMLCKEPGITVLGLNLLYDVVVVNRQVIDRLFLHKRYNTEAAPLLKRLCWIGFTLFVCMGFRLWMMGGELPPFMEQDNPASFSSSFLTRFLTYNYLACFNLKLLLAPITLSYDWTMDSIPLVEGLADTRNILTVSMYLGILFVGCAVSKRREGPIAVGLLFLCVPFVPASNLLFRVGFVVAERLLYIPSMGQCLLVAYGYMSLWRRFPRLQWLMVTMILLTIGSFGSRTLVRNNVWQSRETLFRSGLESVPRNAKVHYNYANYLKDEGYTELAIKFSKKAIELYPSYAVAWNNLGTLMTEATEAERCYTQALRYQPDHIAALINLGSLHFQQGSTQKGLSMLRRAEALDPHDAQMCIMLGSMLAHLGQSSEAGQYFRKAIQEKPDFADAYNNYGSYLQQTGRYQEAIENYRHAFLLDTSHVDAMTNAAQSLRHLGRLAEAESLLKRAVELRQSAVTLDQLGKFYLTTGQVKDALAIYRGIEEKLLNRSDITGLKNYAKVLVETKNLNEADGVLHRVLQVEPEDVTALHQMSNVQGLLQQHTQGLTYIERAIKVATVQGDKHVLSELLFAKASHLKDLKKYEEALLAYLDSLSINNNQPKAHVNAGAIYHMKHELKLAKHHYMETLKLEPSNHIARENLEKLEKLAKKKRVPQPG from the exons ATGGAGCCTAATAACAACGTGCGCACAGAGAAGAAACAACTAAAAACAGTGGATTATTTTAAAAGAGACGGATATGCAGCATATGTTTTGACAGTTACAGTATCAGTCCTATGTTTCTTGAACAGTCTGTGTGGAGATTTTGTGCATGATGATATTTTTGCGATTCGTAAAAATGGTGATGTTTCGCAAAGAACTTCTCTCCTCTCTGTTTTTTCCCATGACTTTTGGGGTACACCCATGTCTTATCCTACAAGCCACAAATCCTACAGACCTTTAACCATCCTGTCTTTTAG actaaACCATTACCTGAGTGAATTCAACCCTGTCAGCTATCACATAGTAAATGTGTTACTTCATGCTGCAGTCACAGGGCTCTTTACACACATATGTCTGTCCGTCATCTGTCTGTCCGTGCAGGGAGCCATAATAGCTGGCCTGCTATTTGCAGTACATCCAATTCACACAGAAGCT GTTTCTGGCCTGGTCGGAAGAGCTGATGTGTTGTCCGGGATGTTTTTCCTTCTGTCCTTCCTCACATATGCTTG GAGTGCAAATACCAGACTGTTACCGGGCAACACTCTCCGCTTCTCTGTGAGTAGACCGGGGTTGTTTGTGGGTAGCCTGCTGTTCGCTGTGTTATCTATGCTGTGTAAGGAACCAGGAATAACAGTCCTGGGGCTGAACCTGCTGTATGATGTTGTTGTGGTTAACAGGCAAGTGATTGACAG GCTTTTTCTACATAAACGATACAACACTGAAGCTGCTCCTTTACTCAAGAGGTTGTGTTGGATTGGATTTACA ctatTCGTTTGCATGGGCTTTCGACTGTGGATGATGGGTGGAGAGTTACCCCCCTTTATGGAGCAGGACAACCCTGCATCATTTTCCTCATCATTCCTGACAAG ATTTCTGACCTACAACTATTTAGCATGTTTCAACCTGAAGCTACTTTTGGCTCCCATCACCCTGAGCTATGACTGGACGATGGATAGCATCCCCCTGGTGGAGGGACTTGCAGACACTCGAAACATCCTCACAGTGTCTATGTATTTGGGAATTCTGTTTGTAGGCTGTGCTGTTTCAAAG AGGAGGGAAGGCCCTATTGCAGTTGGCCTGCTCTTTCTATGTGTTCCTTTTGTACCGGCCTCCAATTTGCTCTTCCGGGTTGGTTTTGTGGTGGCAGAGCGTCTTCTCTACATTCCCAG TATGGGTCAGTGCCTTCTGGTTGCCTATGGATATATGTCGCTATGGAGGAGGTTTCCACGGTTACAGTGGCTAATGGTAACCATGATACTACTTACCATTGGAAGCTTTGGATCAAGAACGTTAGTCAGGAACAACGTGTGGCAATCCAGAGAAACACTTTTCAG ATCTGGACTGGAATCTGTACCACGGAATGCCAAGGTTCATTATAATTATGCGAATTACTTGAAGGATGAAGGTTATACTGAACTTGCCATCAAGTTTTCTAAAAAGGCCATAGA GCTGTACCCATCCTACGCTGTGGCCTGGAATAACCTGGGCACCCTGATGACAGAGGCCACTGAGGCAGAGAGATGTTATACACAGGCTTTGAGATACCAACCCGATCATATTGCAGCTCTGATTAACCTGGGCAGCTTGCATTT TCAGCAGGGTAGCACACAGAAAGGCTTGTCCATGTTACGTCGTGCAGAAGCCCTGGACCCCCACGACGCTCAGATGTGCATTATGTTGGGGTCTATGTTAGCCCACCTGGGTCAGTCCTCAGAGGCAGGGCAATACTTCAGGAAGGCCATCCAGGAGAagccagactttgctgatgctTACAACAACTACGGGTCTTATCTCCAGCAAACTG GTCGGTATCAGGAAGCCATTGAGAACTACCGCCATGCCTTTCTCTTGGACACTAGTCATGTGGACGCTATGACAAATGCTGCCCAGTCCTTGAGACACCTGGGCAGATTAGCAGAGGCAGAGTCACTTCTCAAGAG GGCTGTAGAGCTGAGACAGTCAGCAGTAACTCTTGATCAGTTGGGAAAGTTTTACCTGACCACTGGACAGGTCAAGGATGCTTTGGCCATCTACAGAGGGATCGAGGAAAAATTACTGAACAGATCTGACATCACTGGACTGAAGAACTAT GCCAAAGTTTTGGTGGAGACTAAGAATTTAAATGAAGCGGATGGCGTCCTTCATCGCGTATTACAGGTAGAGCCTGAAGATGTGACAGCATTGCACCAAATGTCTAATGTACAGGGTCTTCTTCAGCAACATACTCAG GGCCTAACCTATATAGAGAGGGCAATCAAGGTAGCAACTGTGCAAGGAGACAAACATGTCCTCAGTGAACTATTGTTTGCCAAAGCCTCGCACCTGAAAGATCTGAAGAAATATGAAGAAGCTCTTCTT GCATATTTAGACTCATTGTCCATCAACAACAATCAGCCTAAAGCTCATGTAAACGCTGGAGCCATTTACCATATGAAG CATGAATTGAAGTTAGCCAAACACCATTACATGGAAACACTGAAGCTTGAACCATCCAATCACATTGCTCGAGAGAACTTAGAGAAACTGGAAAAGTTAGCCAAGAAGAAAAGAGTTCCACAGCCTGGCTGA
- the LOC135461334 gene encoding cyclin-dependent kinase inhibitor 2A-like, which produces MAATMDVATAAASGDIFVMKALLERNADVNRISSDGMSPLAVASFWGYADIVQVLLENGANVNICNKGTLWTALHCAAFQGHGKVLMKLMEYRPDVKTKDSQGRTAVDFASALDSIWPIFAAAGCTRTSKAELIRLDIVKKVTTDPCAGMPAASRSDVAHFSRPGSAYVFKTPQFRGLEKWDQNMEIASATGDVLAGTTDDFHNSRTRHPHLSIWNR; this is translated from the exons ATGGCGGCTACCATGGACGTTGCTACTGCCGCTGCTAGCGGAGATATTTTTGTAA TGAAAGCATTGCTCGAGAGGAATGCTGACGTGAACAGAATCTCCTCAGATGGCATGTCCCCATTGGCAGTTGCATCATTTTGGGGATATGCTGATATAGTGCAAGTGTTATTGGAGAATGG tgCTAACGTAAACATTTGTAACAAGGGCACGTTGTGGACAGCCTTACATTGTGCCGCTTTCCAGGGTCATGGAAAGGTGCTGATGAAGTTGATGGAATACAGGCCTGATGTGAAGACTAAGGACAGCCAGGGAAG GACTGCAGTTGATTTTGCTTCAGCGCTGGATTCAATATGGCCAATATTTGCAG CCGCAGGATGCACACGGACGTCAAAAGCAGAACTGATACGCCTGGACATTGTTAAAAAG gTGACTACCGATCCCTGTGCTGGTATGCCAGCAGCATCAAGATCTGATGTGGCCCATTTTTCCAGACCAGGCTCAGCGTATGTGTTCAAAACTCCCCAGTTCAGGGGTTTGGAAAAGTGGGACCAAAACATG GAAATTGCCTCAGCTACAGGTGATGTCCTAGCAGGTACTACAGATGACTTTCACAATTCCAGAACAAGACACCCCCACCTGTCTATATGGAACCGGTGA